Proteins co-encoded in one Syngnathoides biaculeatus isolate LvHL_M chromosome 22, ASM1980259v1, whole genome shotgun sequence genomic window:
- the gid4 gene encoding LOW QUALITY PROTEIN: glucose-induced degradation protein 4 homolog (The sequence of the model RefSeq protein was modified relative to this genomic sequence to represent the inferred CDS: deleted 1 base in 1 codon) — translation MLCLRRGAEVHLLSWELGPWQTTAFPFQGDLAAGGQLQPPQHFFVDAGITQTAIDQCRCQASEVGAMPVPAGYMSDSQCAAFASSASLVPPPPINTRQPGVVTSLLYSGSKFRGHQKSKGNSYDVEVVLQHVTMADSYLCGYLKIKGLTEEYPTLTTFFAGEIISRKRPFLTRKWDADEDVDRKHWGKFQAFYQYAKTFNSDDFDYEDLKNSDYIFMRWKEQFLVPDHTIKDISGASFAGFYYICFQKSTATIEGFYYHRSSEWYQSLNLTHVPEHSAAIYEFR, via the exons ATGCTTTGCCTTCGTCGTGGTGCCGAAGTCCACTTACTTTCCTGGGAGCTCGGTCCCTGGCAAACTACAGCATTCCCGTTTCAAGGGGAT TTGGCGGCTGGAGGACAGCTTCAGCCCCCCCAACACTTCTTTGTGGACGCCGGCATCACACAGACGGCTATTGACCAGTGTCGGTGCCAAGCCAGCGAAGTGGGAGCCATGCCTGTCCCCGCTGGATACATGAGCGACTCCCAGTGCGCGGCCTTCGCATCCTCGGCCTCGCTTGTACCTCCGCCCCCGATCAACACCCGGCAACCCGGTGTTGTCACCTCGCTGCTGTATAGCGGCTCCAAGTTCAGGGGCCACCAAAAGAGCAAAGGGAACTCGTACGACGTGGAAGTTGTTTTACAG CACGTCACCATGGCGGACTCTTACCTCTGTGGCTACTTGAAAATAAAAGGACTAACGGAG GAATACCCAACTCTAACGACGTTCTTCGCTGGAGAGATTATAAGCAGAAAACGGCCATTTCTCACCCGGAAGTGGGATGCAGATGAGGATGTGGATCGTAAACATTGG GGCAAGTTCCAGGCCTTCTACCAGTATGCAAAGACATTCAACTCGGATGATTTTGACTATGAGGATCTTAAAAATTCAGACTATATTTTCATGAGGTGGAAG GAGCAGTTTCTGGTCCCGGACCACACAATCAAAGACATCAGCGGCGCTTCCTTTGCTGgattttattacatttgcttccaaaaaTCTACAGCAACAATCGAGGGCTTCTACTACCACAGGAGCTCTGAATG GTACCAGTCTCTAAACCTCACCCATGTCCCTGAGCACAGTGCCGCCATCTATGAGTTCCGGTGA
- the atpaf2 gene encoding ATP synthase mitochondrial F1 complex assembly factor 2 → MFRSLVRLRSLFGNAVSSCKIQLNAQHLKCSLKYSSSAATERKRFYQDVSISQGEGGLFEINLDRRKLKTPGGKLFTVPNEALAIAVATEWDAQRDTLKFYTMHLTTLCNTALDNPTQRNEDQMISGALKFLETDTVCYRVEEPFGLVDLQKNEWDPVLHWIENRYNVTIGSSSSFMGPDIPQATKDTFCQHLKSYNFWSLTGLEYVITQLKSVVLALGMIDRHLSVEQAVLLSRLEEEYQIQCWGNVEWAHDYDMYELRARTAAGALFVHLSSESSTVKRKLLQD, encoded by the exons ATGTTTAGAAGCCTTGTAAGACTCCGCTCGTTGTTTGGAAATGCAGTCTCGTCgtgtaaaatacaattaaatgctcAGCACTTGAAATGCTCGTTGAAATACTCATCATCGGCCGCGACGG AGAGGAAAAGATTTTATCAGGACGTCAGCATATCCCAAGGTGAAG GAGGTTTATTTGAGATAAACCTAGATCGAAGGAAGCTGAAAACCCCTGGAGGGAAGCTGTTCACAGTGCCAAATGAAGCCCTTGCCATCGCCGTGGCAACTGAGTGGGATGCCCAAAGGGATACGCTCAAGTTTTACACAATGCACCTG ACTACCCTTTGCAACACTGCTCTGGACAATCCTACGCAACGCAACGAAGACCAGATGATCAGCGGTGCATTAAAGTTTCTGGAGACGGACACTGTTTG TTACAGAGTGGAGGAGCCCTTTGGTTTGGTGGATCTACAGAAAAATGAGTGGGACCCTGTATTGCACTGGATTGAGAACAG ATATAACGTCACTATTGGGTCCTCATCCAGTTTTATGGGCCCTGACATCCCTCAGGCAACCAaagacaccttttgccagcaTCTAAAATCATACAATTTCTGGTCATTGACAG GACTTGAATACGTGATCACCCAGCTGAAGTCTGTTGTGTTGGCACTTGGGATGATTGACAGACATCTGAGTGTGGAGCAGGCTGTGCTGCTCTCTAGGCTGGAGGAGGAATATCAG ATTCAATGCTGGGGAAATGTGGAGTGGGCTCACGACTACGATATGTATGAACTGCGGGCTCGTACTGCTGCCGGTGCTCTGTTTGTACACCTCTCATCTGAGAGTTCGACTGTCAAACGCAAACTTTTGCAGGACTGA
- the tom1l2 gene encoding TOM1-like protein 2 isoform X1, with product MFPDVATSRFSCLKTVKMEFLMGNPYSTPVGHCIERATDGSLPSEDWTLNMEICDIINETEDGPKDAIRAVKKRLNGNRNYREVMLALTVLETCVKNCGHRFHALVTSRDFVDGVLVKIISPKNNPPTIVQDKVLALIQAWADAFRSSPDLTGVVQIYEELKRKGIEFPVSDLETLSPIHTPQRTASAPEGDSTLHKYTNPSQPAPHVLPAAFTTPQVPNIQPTGAINPTPEQICRLRSELDVVRGNTKVMSEMLTEMVPGKEDTSDYELLQELNRTCRAMQQRIVELISCVSNEAVTEELLHVNDDLNNIFLRYERYERFRSGRSTAQGVNNGVLSEATEDNLIDLGPASPAVVSNMPNAAPTSLPPSITATVGRPSSPATLASRLAGLDVGADSVSSTLSSLSSCKPPPSQDEFDVFAQTRTGSLPEPKKTTEADDSHAAPAASLQPTLDVQQPRAAACVGSPSSVMDDIEEWLSTDVKGDEGEEGVTSEEFDKFLEERAKAAEMVPNLPSPPSGEPGAAQGTPSRKKPDRPEDALFAM from the exons ATGTTTCCTGATGTAGCAACATCGCGTTTCTCTTGTTTGAAGACGGTCAAGATGGAGTTCCTTATGGGAAATCCGTACAGTACCCCAGTTGGTCATTGCATTG AAAGAGCAACTGACGGATCCCTACCAAGTGAAGACTGGACACTCAACATGGAAATATGTGATATTATCAATGAAACAGAAGACGG GCCAAAGGATGCGATTCGGGCAGTGAAAAAGAGGCTCAATGGAAATAGGAACTACAGGGAAGTGATGCTGGCTTTAACG GTGCTGGAGACTTGCGTAAAGAACTGTGGCCACAGGTTTCATGCTCTGGTCACTAGCAGGGACTTTGTCGATGGCGTTCTTGTTAAAATCATCTCTCCTAAAAACAACCCTCCAACCATTGTTCAAGACAAAGTGCTGGCCCTCATTCAG GCATGGGCCGATGCTTTCAGGAGCAGTCCAGATCTCACAGGCGTTGTCCAAATTTATGAGGAGCTGAAGAGAAAAGGCATTGAGTTTCCCGTGTCGGACTTGGAGACCCTCTCGCCTATACATACACCTCAGAGG ACCGCATCTGCACCGGAGGGAGACTCAACTTTACATAAGTACACCAATCCTTCCCAACCTGCTCCGCATGTTCTTCCAGCAGCCTTCACCACACCACAAGTTCCAAACATTCAACCCACGGGAGCCATCAACCCAACACCTGAACAG ATTTGCAGATTGCGCAGTGAGTTGGATGTTGTTCGGGGGAACACTAAGGTCATGTCTGAGATGTTGACTGAGATGGTCCCGGGAAAAGAGGACACTTCTGATTATGAGTTACTACAG GAGCTGAACAGGACATGTCGAGCCATGCAGCAGAGGATAGTGGAGCTCATATCCTGTGTCTCCAACGAGGCAGTGACtgaggagctgctgcacgtaaacgaTGACCTAAATAACATTTTCTTGCGCTACGAAAG ATACGAGAGGTTTAGATCTGGAAGGTCTACAGCCCAGGGTGTCAACAATGGG GTCTTAAGTGAAGCAACAGAGGACAACCTCATAGATTTGGGTCCCGCCTCGCCAGCAGTGGTCAGCAATATGCCCAACGCTGCTCCAACCAGCTTGCCTCCAAGCATCACCGCCACCGTTGGAAGACCATCCTCTCCAGCCACCTTGGCCTCTCGTTTGGCTGGACTTG ATGTTGGTGCCGACAGTGTGAGCAGCACCCTGAGCTCTTTATCCAGCTGCAAGCCTCCACCTTCCCAGGACGAATTTGACGTGTTTGCCCAAACTAGGACTGGATCCCTCCCAGAGCCTAAAAAGAC GACTGAAGCAGATGACAGCCATGCTGCTCCAGCTGCTTCTCTTCAGCCCACTCTGGACGTCCAACAGCCGCGTGCAGCAGCG TGTGTCGGAAGCCCGTCCTCTGTCATGGATGACATAGAGGAATGGCTAAGTACTGATGTG AAAGGAGATGAAGGTGAGGAGGGTGTGACAAGTGAAG AGTTCGACAAGTTCCTGGAGGAGCGAGCCAAAGCTGCCGAGATGGTCCCCAACCTGCCATCTCCTCCAAGCGGCGAGCCCGGCGCAGCGCAGGGAACCCCGAGCCGCAAGAAGCCGGACAGACCGGAGGACGCTTTGTTTGCCATGTAG
- the tom1l2 gene encoding TOM1-like protein 2 isoform X2 has product MFPDVATSRFSCLKTVKMEFLMGNPYSTPVGHCIERATDGSLPSEDWTLNMEICDIINETEDGPKDAIRAVKKRLNGNRNYREVMLALTVLETCVKNCGHRFHALVTSRDFVDGVLVKIISPKNNPPTIVQDKVLALIQAWADAFRSSPDLTGVVQIYEELKRKGIEFPVSDLETLSPIHTPQRTASAPEGDSTLHKYTNPSQPAPHVLPAAFTTPQVPNIQPTGAINPTPEQICRLRSELDVVRGNTKVMSEMLTEMVPGKEDTSDYELLQELNRTCRAMQQRIVELISCVSNEAVTEELLHVNDDLNNIFLRYERYERFRSGRSTAQGVNNGVLSEATEDNLIDLGPASPAVVSNMPNAAPTSLPPSITATVGRPSSPATLASRLAGLDVGADSVSSTLSSLSSCKPPPSQDEFDVFAQTRTGSLPEPKKTTEADDSHAAPAASLQPTLDVQQPRAAAKGDEGEEGVTSEEFDKFLEERAKAAEMVPNLPSPPSGEPGAAQGTPSRKKPDRPEDALFAM; this is encoded by the exons ATGTTTCCTGATGTAGCAACATCGCGTTTCTCTTGTTTGAAGACGGTCAAGATGGAGTTCCTTATGGGAAATCCGTACAGTACCCCAGTTGGTCATTGCATTG AAAGAGCAACTGACGGATCCCTACCAAGTGAAGACTGGACACTCAACATGGAAATATGTGATATTATCAATGAAACAGAAGACGG GCCAAAGGATGCGATTCGGGCAGTGAAAAAGAGGCTCAATGGAAATAGGAACTACAGGGAAGTGATGCTGGCTTTAACG GTGCTGGAGACTTGCGTAAAGAACTGTGGCCACAGGTTTCATGCTCTGGTCACTAGCAGGGACTTTGTCGATGGCGTTCTTGTTAAAATCATCTCTCCTAAAAACAACCCTCCAACCATTGTTCAAGACAAAGTGCTGGCCCTCATTCAG GCATGGGCCGATGCTTTCAGGAGCAGTCCAGATCTCACAGGCGTTGTCCAAATTTATGAGGAGCTGAAGAGAAAAGGCATTGAGTTTCCCGTGTCGGACTTGGAGACCCTCTCGCCTATACATACACCTCAGAGG ACCGCATCTGCACCGGAGGGAGACTCAACTTTACATAAGTACACCAATCCTTCCCAACCTGCTCCGCATGTTCTTCCAGCAGCCTTCACCACACCACAAGTTCCAAACATTCAACCCACGGGAGCCATCAACCCAACACCTGAACAG ATTTGCAGATTGCGCAGTGAGTTGGATGTTGTTCGGGGGAACACTAAGGTCATGTCTGAGATGTTGACTGAGATGGTCCCGGGAAAAGAGGACACTTCTGATTATGAGTTACTACAG GAGCTGAACAGGACATGTCGAGCCATGCAGCAGAGGATAGTGGAGCTCATATCCTGTGTCTCCAACGAGGCAGTGACtgaggagctgctgcacgtaaacgaTGACCTAAATAACATTTTCTTGCGCTACGAAAG ATACGAGAGGTTTAGATCTGGAAGGTCTACAGCCCAGGGTGTCAACAATGGG GTCTTAAGTGAAGCAACAGAGGACAACCTCATAGATTTGGGTCCCGCCTCGCCAGCAGTGGTCAGCAATATGCCCAACGCTGCTCCAACCAGCTTGCCTCCAAGCATCACCGCCACCGTTGGAAGACCATCCTCTCCAGCCACCTTGGCCTCTCGTTTGGCTGGACTTG ATGTTGGTGCCGACAGTGTGAGCAGCACCCTGAGCTCTTTATCCAGCTGCAAGCCTCCACCTTCCCAGGACGAATTTGACGTGTTTGCCCAAACTAGGACTGGATCCCTCCCAGAGCCTAAAAAGAC GACTGAAGCAGATGACAGCCATGCTGCTCCAGCTGCTTCTCTTCAGCCCACTCTGGACGTCCAACAGCCGCGTGCAGCAGCG AAAGGAGATGAAGGTGAGGAGGGTGTGACAAGTGAAG AGTTCGACAAGTTCCTGGAGGAGCGAGCCAAAGCTGCCGAGATGGTCCCCAACCTGCCATCTCCTCCAAGCGGCGAGCCCGGCGCAGCGCAGGGAACCCCGAGCCGCAAGAAGCCGGACAGACCGGAGGACGCTTTGTTTGCCATGTAG